A window of bacterium contains these coding sequences:
- the recA gene encoding recombinase RecA yields the protein MNERQRALDLALTQIEKQFGKGSIMKLGEHQAKLSVDVIPTGVLALDVALGVGGVPRGRIVEIYGPESSGKTTLGYHVIAEAQREGGVAAFIDAEHALNTEYARNVGVDIDNLLISQPDSGEQALEIGEMLVRSGAIDVIVVDSVAALVPRAELDGEMGDAHVGLQARLMSQAMRKLVGAISKSRTTMVFINQLREKVGVMFGNPEVTSGGRALKFYASVRMEIRRIESLKSGDQVIGQRVRIKVVKNKLAAPFRDCEADIIFPRGISKSGSLLDVAALHGIVQRAGTWFAYKDMKIGQGRDNAREFLESNPELTREIEARTREKLGISRSPVSPAASDAASSAGGLPPSGGNGVGPETKRPGSPDDGRREAAAAAAAVKGVPSRAQR from the coding sequence ATGAACGAGCGGCAGCGCGCCCTGGACCTCGCCCTGACCCAGATCGAGAAGCAGTTCGGCAAGGGATCCATCATGAAGCTCGGCGAGCACCAGGCCAAGTTGAGCGTCGACGTGATCCCGACCGGCGTGCTGGCTCTGGACGTCGCCCTGGGCGTCGGCGGAGTGCCCCGCGGTCGGATCGTGGAAATCTACGGCCCGGAGTCGTCGGGCAAGACCACCCTCGGATATCACGTCATCGCCGAGGCGCAGCGTGAAGGCGGCGTCGCGGCGTTCATCGACGCCGAACACGCCCTCAACACCGAATACGCCCGCAACGTCGGCGTGGACATCGACAACCTCCTGATCTCCCAGCCCGACTCCGGTGAGCAGGCGCTCGAGATCGGCGAGATGCTCGTTCGGTCCGGCGCGATCGACGTGATCGTGGTCGATTCGGTGGCGGCGCTCGTGCCCCGGGCCGAGTTGGACGGCGAGATGGGCGATGCGCACGTCGGCCTGCAGGCCCGGCTCATGTCGCAGGCGATGCGCAAACTCGTCGGCGCCATCAGCAAATCCCGCACCACCATGGTTTTCATCAACCAGCTGCGCGAGAAGGTCGGCGTAATGTTCGGAAACCCCGAGGTGACGAGCGGCGGCCGCGCGCTCAAGTTCTATGCCTCCGTGCGCATGGAGATCCGCCGGATCGAGTCGCTGAAGTCCGGCGATCAGGTCATCGGCCAGCGCGTTCGGATCAAGGTCGTCAAGAACAAACTGGCCGCACCGTTCCGGGACTGCGAGGCCGACATCATCTTCCCGCGCGGGATCAGCAAGTCCGGCAGTTTGCTCGACGTGGCCGCGCTCCACGGCATCGTCCAGCGTGCGGGGACCTGGTTTGCGTACAAGGACATGAAGATCGGGCAGGGGCGCGATAACGCCCGCGAGTTCCTCGAGAGCAATCCCGAGCTGACTCGGGAGATCGAAGCGAGAACGCGGGAGAAGCTTGGGATCAGCCGCTCGCCGGTGTCTCCGGCGGCCTCGGATGCCGCGTCCTCTGCCGGCGGTCTGCCGCCCTCGGGAGGCAACGGCGTGGGTCCGGAAACGAAGCGCCCCGGATCGCCCGATGACGGGCGCCGAGAGGCCGCGGCGGCCGCCGCGGCCGTGAAGGGAGTACCGTCTCGGGCCCAGCGTTGA
- a CDS encoding competence/damage-inducible protein A, translating to MTRAEIVSVGTEHLLGQITDTNAVWLCNVLADLGIAVYYRSTVGDNVRRVQEVFREALGRVDLVIATGGLGPTDDDLTVAAVAEALGLPLERNEKAWAHVQEFFRRRNRPLSSQQVKQAMLPRGARMIPNTRGSAPGVILEHAGKTVVFTPGVPREMRGMIEDHVVPYLRARGLAGDDVIRSRIVRVAMGESLVEDRLRDLMRAGTNPTIAPYAHTGECHLRLTAHGQENVVDGLLDETELAIRERLGRAIYAVGDQTLEETVARLLAAARMTIAVAESCTAGLIAHRLTRTPGASVYLDGGVIAYSNAAKSRWLGVPPDLITRHGAVSREVAGAMADGARAHAETDLAIATTGIAGPSGGAPDKPVGLVFLALAHAGGTEVREMRYGTEPGRQGIQYLASQTALDVIRLHLLEHTGDGA from the coding sequence GTGACGCGCGCGGAAATCGTGTCGGTCGGGACGGAGCATCTCCTCGGGCAGATCACGGACACGAACGCCGTGTGGTTGTGCAACGTGCTGGCCGATCTCGGCATCGCCGTCTACTACCGGTCGACCGTGGGCGACAATGTCCGCCGCGTGCAGGAGGTGTTTCGCGAGGCGCTCGGCCGCGTGGATCTCGTCATCGCCACCGGCGGACTGGGGCCGACGGACGACGATCTGACCGTCGCCGCGGTCGCCGAGGCGCTGGGGTTGCCGCTGGAGCGCAACGAAAAGGCCTGGGCGCACGTCCAGGAATTCTTCCGCCGCCGCAACCGCCCGTTGAGCAGCCAACAGGTGAAGCAGGCGATGCTGCCGCGCGGCGCCCGCATGATTCCCAACACCCGGGGCAGCGCGCCGGGCGTCATTCTCGAGCATGCGGGCAAGACAGTCGTCTTCACCCCCGGCGTGCCCCGGGAAATGAGGGGCATGATCGAGGATCACGTCGTCCCGTATTTGCGCGCCCGAGGGCTGGCCGGCGACGACGTCATTCGCTCGCGCATCGTTCGTGTCGCCATGGGCGAGTCGCTGGTGGAGGACCGGCTGCGCGATCTCATGCGGGCGGGGACCAATCCGACGATCGCGCCGTACGCGCACACGGGCGAGTGTCACCTCCGTCTCACCGCCCACGGCCAGGAGAACGTCGTCGACGGCCTGCTCGACGAGACCGAGCTGGCGATTCGCGAGCGCCTGGGCCGCGCTATCTACGCGGTGGGCGACCAGACCCTGGAGGAAACGGTCGCCCGTCTGCTGGCCGCGGCCAGGATGACGATCGCGGTCGCGGAATCGTGCACCGCCGGGCTCATCGCGCACCGGCTCACCCGGACGCCCGGCGCTTCGGTGTATCTCGACGGCGGCGTCATCGCCTACAGCAACGCGGCGAAGAGCCGGTGGCTTGGGGTGCCGCCGGATCTGATTACCCGCCATGGCGCGGTCAGCCGCGAGGTGGCCGGCGCGATGGCGGACGGCGCCCGCGCGCACGCGGAGACGGACCTCGCAATCGCGACGACCGGAATCGCCGGCCCGTCCGGCGGCGCGCCGGACAAGCCGGTGGGGCTCGTATTTCTCGCGCTCGCCCACGCCGGCGGCACGGAGGTCCGCGAAATGCGGTACGGAACCGAGCCGGGCCGGCAGGGCATCCAGTACCTCGCCTCGCAGACGGCGCTCGACGTGATTCGCCTGCACCTTCTCGAGCATACCGGGGACGGCGCATGA
- a CDS encoding DNA repair exonuclease: MSLRLLHTSDVHLGATFKVLGDRGAEQRKQLRETFARVIDLALAERVDAMLIAGDLFDSVAASRVHAAFAADQLARLGQAGIPVCAIAGNHDPLGEGSAGVWAELERRCPGLTVFGQQLGGRVIADRDLTIVGRSAPRRLSADSPLAGLPVRRETRYQVAVAHGSVERPDFEARFTMITPREIGASQVDYLALGDWHSAQDVSAGGVTAYYSGAPELIDADEAQAGHVLLVTIPAPGRAEVEPRRVGRRRSGRLAVDLATAGDGEAIARRIRAQADPDLALRVVLTGLGGPDSRVLAARLCDELAASFFRLDVRDESQLRPEVVDPSQYPDHTVIGRFVGDMWEQIAARQGDDRALAEEALAYGIALLQGTMELPPGGGQAA, encoded by the coding sequence ATGAGCCTGCGGCTGCTGCACACGTCGGACGTGCATTTGGGGGCGACGTTCAAGGTTCTCGGGGACCGCGGCGCGGAGCAGCGCAAGCAACTCCGGGAAACGTTTGCGCGGGTCATCGATCTCGCCCTGGCGGAGCGGGTGGACGCGATGCTCATCGCGGGCGATCTCTTCGATTCCGTGGCCGCATCTCGCGTGCACGCGGCGTTCGCGGCCGACCAGTTGGCCAGGCTGGGGCAGGCCGGCATCCCCGTCTGCGCGATCGCCGGGAACCACGATCCGCTCGGCGAAGGCAGCGCGGGCGTGTGGGCCGAGCTGGAGCGCCGCTGCCCCGGGCTGACGGTGTTCGGCCAGCAGCTGGGCGGGCGCGTGATCGCCGACCGCGATCTGACGATCGTGGGACGGTCGGCGCCGCGGCGCCTGTCCGCCGACAGTCCGCTCGCCGGGCTGCCGGTGCGCCGCGAGACGCGCTACCAAGTCGCCGTGGCGCACGGGAGCGTGGAACGGCCGGACTTCGAAGCGCGGTTCACGATGATCACGCCGCGGGAGATCGGCGCGAGCCAGGTGGACTATCTCGCCCTCGGCGACTGGCACTCGGCGCAGGACGTCTCCGCGGGCGGCGTCACCGCGTACTACAGCGGGGCGCCGGAACTGATCGACGCGGACGAGGCGCAGGCGGGCCACGTCTTGCTGGTCACGATTCCGGCCCCGGGCCGCGCGGAGGTGGAACCCCGGCGCGTCGGCCGCCGGCGCAGCGGGCGCCTCGCCGTCGATCTCGCAACGGCGGGGGACGGGGAGGCGATCGCCCGGCGCATCCGCGCCCAGGCCGATCCCGATCTGGCGCTGCGCGTCGTGCTGACCGGCCTCGGCGGCCCCGACAGCCGGGTGCTGGCCGCGCGCCTCTGCGACGAGCTGGCCGCGTCGTTTTTCCGCCTCGACGTCCGCGACGAGTCGCAGCTGCGGCCCGAGGTAGTCGACCCATCGCAGTACCCCGACCATACGGTGATCGGCCGCTTCGTCGGGGACATGTGGGAGCAGATCGCGGCGCGGCAGGGCGACGATCGGGCGCTCGCGGAAGAGGCTCTGGCCTACGGCATCGCCCTGCTGCAGGGGACGATGGAGCTGCCCCCCGGCGGGGGACAGGCCGCATGA
- a CDS encoding regulatory protein RecX, with protein sequence MDAERVSRLGLEPGLVLAPPVLTILERDDAYRHARETAVRLLAARPRSIAELRERLRRAGVPAEPAAAVVGHLADAGYLDDLEFARSWVRGRLATHPCGLLRLRSELREKGVPSSLIEQAIREVHGEEDVADAEERRARDVAVRRLHAYAHLPWEARVRRLAGVLQRRGFAAQTIVRVLRTVQRQGAAGGRPEVLRQTGSDRGDTDA encoded by the coding sequence GTGGACGCCGAGCGGGTCTCCCGGCTCGGTCTCGAGCCCGGTCTCGTGCTCGCCCCGCCGGTGCTGACGATCCTCGAACGCGACGACGCCTATCGGCACGCCCGCGAAACCGCGGTGCGGCTGCTCGCCGCGCGTCCGCGCAGCATCGCCGAGTTGCGCGAACGGCTTCGGCGCGCCGGCGTGCCGGCGGAGCCGGCGGCGGCGGTGGTGGGCCATCTCGCGGACGCCGGCTATCTCGACGATCTCGAATTCGCCCGATCGTGGGTGCGCGGCCGGCTCGCGACCCATCCGTGCGGGCTGTTGCGGCTCCGGTCGGAGTTGCGTGAAAAGGGCGTCCCGAGTTCGCTGATCGAGCAGGCCATCCGCGAGGTGCACGGCGAAGAAGATGTCGCCGACGCGGAAGAGCGGCGCGCGCGCGATGTGGCGGTGCGCCGGCTCCACGCATACGCGCATCTCCCCTGGGAGGCCAGGGTCCGGCGGCTGGCCGGTGTCCTCCAGCGCCGGGGATTCGCAGCACAGACAATCGTACGAGTCCTTCGGACGGTGCAACGGCAGGGGGCCGCCGGAGGGCGGCCGGAGGTCCTGCGTCAGACGGGAAGCGACCGCGGTGACACGGATGCGTGA
- the thpR gene encoding RNA 2',3'-cyclic phosphodiesterase, with amino-acid sequence MSGHAGGDEAGAGRPGRDEPGRHRIFIAVPLTADVRRAAEQARRTLAVHADRFRWVAPEHMHLTLQFLGDVTSAEVHRTVDAARDVGTSAAPFAIAFAGLGAFPSTAAPRVVWVGVTGGADRLIALAEALRRALRTHRVPCDDRPFAPHLTLARVRGSGRPPDLRALRETFGEIALGGQRVTEMAVVESVLGSSGPTHTVVASSRLDGDPGV; translated from the coding sequence TTGAGCGGGCACGCCGGAGGTGACGAGGCGGGTGCCGGACGGCCGGGGCGAGACGAACCGGGGCGCCATCGCATCTTCATCGCCGTGCCGTTGACGGCGGACGTCCGCCGCGCCGCGGAGCAGGCGCGCCGGACGCTCGCGGTCCACGCCGATCGCTTCCGGTGGGTTGCGCCGGAGCACATGCATCTTACGCTCCAGTTCCTCGGCGACGTCACCTCGGCCGAAGTGCACCGCACCGTCGACGCCGCGCGGGACGTCGGGACGTCGGCGGCGCCGTTTGCGATCGCCTTCGCCGGCCTCGGCGCGTTTCCGTCGACCGCCGCTCCGCGCGTCGTGTGGGTGGGCGTGACGGGCGGCGCGGACCGGCTCATCGCCCTTGCCGAGGCGCTCCGGCGCGCGTTACGTACCCACCGCGTGCCGTGCGATGATCGCCCGTTCGCGCCGCACCTGACCCTGGCGCGCGTCAGGGGGAGCGGCCGTCCCCCTGATCTCAGGGCACTCCGCGAAACGTTCGGCGAGATCGCACTCGGTGGCCAGCGGGTGACGGAAATGGCGGTCGTGGAGAGCGTGCTCGGCTCCTCGGGTCCCACTCACACCGTTGTGGCCTCAAGCCGGCTGGACGGCGATCCCGGGGTTTAG
- a CDS encoding UvrD-helicase domain-containing protein, translating into MRDGRAPSRAESDQLPLALVSDEPPPEGDGEVVAAAPVSSAVRDDLDLVVSELPRSSDPDSHGAGGPSRAGEILDGLTDEQRRAVTHAGGPLLIVAGAGTGKTAVITRRIAHLITTRLARPSEILALTFTDRAAAEMEERVDRLVPYGYTDTWISTFHAFGDRVLRENALHIGLSPDFRVLSRPEQVIFVRERLFQLPLDYFRPLGDPTRHVDALITLWSRAKDEDVRPEDYAAYADRLAADAASQPENAVLAETARQQREIAAAYRAYQAMLAEAGCVDFGDLIMLTLRLLREHPSIRQAYQSQFRHVLVDEFQDTNFAQFELVQLLAGDRRNLTVVADDDQAIYRWRGASYSNIAYFIEAYPEAGTVVLTRNFRSTQQILDAAYRLIRHNDPDRLEVRQGIDKRLRAAAAAGAPPQHLQFETLGEEADAVAARIDGAARAGRWRPRDVAILVRANRDADPFMRALNMRGIPFTFTGTRGLYDREEIRLLTAFLRVLAHPGDSMSLYLLSASPLYEVPPADLAACMSYGQRRNRSLNQIYRALPRLEDLDVSAEGRTVVARLVDDLDAMGRLAATMATGRVLYEYAVTRTGYVHRLAASQDPADGHRVANIARFFDLVARYGATAQVDRVPAFAAYLDLLIDAGDDPATAEADAEVDAVHILTMHKAKGLEFPVVFLVSLVAEKFPSRARRDPLALPDALMRDLLPSGDFHLQEERRLCYVGMTRARRELYLTGAWDYGGVRRRKVSPFVLEALDLPRIESIPGPASPAQAIERHAPPVLLPGGDGGAGGPIVLLPPSEDPVPLSFRQVDDYTTCPYKYRYIHLLRVPILRDHRIAYGAALHEAVQEYNRRRARRQPVTADDLVATLERAWISEGFLSREHEDRRLEEGRAVVRRFFAYQEAGGTVPTFVEREFRFRCGPAYVRGRWDRVDIRGDEVVVIDFKSTDVRTQEDADRRTRDSDQLAIYALAYQQVLGRPPDRVELHFLGREIMVGRARKDADDIAEAGEMIERAAAGIRARQFAATPDPYRACPYCAFKQICPFTAAPE; encoded by the coding sequence ATGCGTGACGGCCGCGCCCCCAGCCGGGCGGAATCCGATCAACTGCCGCTGGCGCTCGTCTCCGACGAACCGCCCCCCGAAGGGGATGGCGAGGTTGTGGCCGCCGCGCCCGTCTCCTCCGCGGTGCGCGACGATCTCGACCTCGTTGTGTCCGAGTTGCCTCGAAGCTCGGACCCCGATTCGCACGGGGCAGGCGGGCCGTCGCGTGCCGGGGAGATCCTCGACGGCCTGACCGACGAGCAGCGCCGGGCCGTCACCCACGCGGGAGGCCCGCTGCTGATCGTCGCGGGCGCCGGGACCGGCAAGACCGCCGTCATCACCCGCCGGATCGCCCACCTCATTACGACCCGCCTGGCCCGTCCGAGCGAAATCCTCGCGCTGACCTTCACCGATCGGGCCGCGGCCGAGATGGAGGAGCGGGTCGACCGGTTGGTGCCCTACGGCTACACCGACACCTGGATCAGCACGTTTCACGCCTTTGGCGACCGGGTGCTCCGTGAGAACGCGCTGCACATCGGCCTCTCGCCGGACTTCCGGGTGCTGAGCCGTCCCGAACAGGTGATCTTCGTCCGGGAGCGGCTCTTCCAGTTGCCCCTCGACTACTTCCGCCCGCTCGGCGATCCGACCCGGCACGTCGACGCGCTCATCACGCTGTGGAGCCGCGCCAAAGACGAAGACGTGCGGCCGGAGGACTACGCGGCGTACGCGGACCGCCTGGCGGCCGACGCCGCCTCGCAGCCGGAGAACGCGGTCCTCGCCGAGACGGCGCGGCAGCAGCGGGAGATCGCCGCCGCCTACCGCGCGTACCAGGCGATGCTGGCCGAGGCCGGCTGCGTGGATTTCGGCGATCTCATCATGCTGACGCTCCGGCTCCTCCGGGAGCACCCGTCCATCCGGCAGGCGTACCAGTCACAGTTTCGCCATGTGCTCGTCGACGAGTTTCAGGACACCAACTTCGCGCAGTTCGAATTGGTCCAGCTCCTCGCCGGCGACCGCCGCAACCTGACGGTGGTCGCGGACGACGACCAGGCAATCTACCGGTGGCGCGGCGCCTCCTACAGCAACATCGCGTACTTCATCGAGGCGTATCCCGAGGCCGGGACGGTCGTGCTCACCCGCAACTTCCGCTCGACGCAGCAGATCCTCGACGCGGCCTACCGTCTGATCCGCCACAACGACCCCGACCGCCTGGAAGTGCGGCAGGGCATCGACAAGCGCCTGCGCGCCGCCGCGGCGGCGGGCGCGCCGCCGCAGCACCTGCAGTTTGAGACCCTCGGCGAGGAGGCGGACGCCGTGGCCGCCCGGATCGACGGCGCCGCCCGCGCCGGCCGCTGGCGCCCCCGCGACGTGGCGATCCTCGTCCGCGCCAACCGGGACGCGGATCCCTTCATGCGGGCGCTCAACATGCGGGGCATCCCCTTCACGTTCACCGGCACGCGGGGCCTGTACGATCGCGAGGAGATTCGCCTGCTGACCGCGTTCCTACGCGTGCTGGCACATCCGGGGGACAGCATGTCCCTGTACCTCTTGAGCGCGTCGCCGCTGTACGAGGTGCCGCCGGCGGACCTGGCGGCCTGCATGAGTTACGGGCAGCGGCGCAACCGATCGCTCAATCAGATCTATCGGGCGCTGCCGCGGCTCGAGGATCTGGACGTCTCGGCGGAGGGACGGACAGTCGTCGCCCGTCTCGTCGACGACCTCGACGCGATGGGGCGCCTCGCCGCCACGATGGCCACCGGCCGCGTCCTGTATGAGTACGCGGTGACGCGGACCGGGTACGTCCACCGCCTCGCGGCCTCCCAGGATCCCGCCGACGGCCACCGGGTCGCCAACATCGCCCGGTTCTTCGATCTCGTCGCGCGGTACGGTGCGACCGCGCAGGTCGACCGGGTCCCCGCGTTCGCCGCCTATCTGGACCTCTTGATCGACGCCGGCGACGATCCGGCCACGGCCGAGGCGGACGCCGAGGTCGACGCCGTGCACATCCTCACGATGCACAAAGCGAAGGGCCTCGAATTCCCGGTCGTCTTCCTGGTGAGTCTCGTGGCGGAGAAGTTCCCGTCGCGGGCGCGCCGGGACCCGCTGGCGCTGCCGGACGCGCTCATGCGTGACCTCCTGCCGAGCGGCGACTTCCACCTGCAGGAGGAGCGCCGGCTCTGTTACGTCGGCATGACGCGCGCGCGGCGCGAACTGTACCTGACCGGTGCGTGGGACTACGGCGGCGTGCGCCGCCGCAAGGTGAGCCCGTTCGTGCTGGAGGCGCTCGATCTGCCGCGCATCGAGTCGATCCCCGGCCCCGCATCGCCGGCGCAGGCGATCGAGCGGCACGCCCCGCCCGTCCTCCTCCCGGGCGGGGACGGCGGGGCCGGCGGCCCAATCGTGCTGCTGCCGCCGTCCGAAGATCCGGTGCCGCTGTCGTTCCGGCAGGTCGACGACTATACGACGTGCCCGTACAAGTACCGGTACATTCATCTGCTCCGCGTACCGATTCTGCGGGACCACCGGATCGCGTACGGGGCCGCGCTGCACGAGGCGGTGCAGGAATACAACCGCCGGCGGGCGCGGCGGCAGCCGGTGACGGCGGACGATCTCGTCGCCACGCTCGAGCGCGCGTGGATCAGCGAGGGGTTCCTCAGCCGCGAGCACGAGGACCGGCGGCTCGAGGAGGGCCGCGCCGTCGTGCGCCGCTTCTTCGCGTACCAGGAGGCCGGCGGAACCGTCCCGACGTTCGTCGAGCGCGAGTTCCGGTTCCGGTGCGGCCCCGCCTACGTCCGCGGACGGTGGGACCGCGTCGACATCCGGGGCGACGAGGTCGTGGTCATCGACTTCAAGAGCACGGACGTGCGCACGCAGGAGGACGCCGACCGGCGCACGCGGGACAGCGACCAGCTGGCGATCTACGCGCTGGCCTATCAGCAGGTGCTCGGCCGGCCGCCGGACCGGGTGGAGCTGCACTTCCTCGGGCGGGAGATCATGGTGGGACGCGCCCGGAAGGACGCGGACGACATCGCGGAGGCCGGCGAGATGATCGAGCGCGCGGCCGCGGGCATTCGGGCCCGGCAGTTCGCCGCGACGCCCGATCCCTACCGGGCGTGCCCGTACTGCGCGTTCAAGCAGATCTGTCCGTTCACGGCGGCGCCGGAATGA